The segment GATAACTTATTAAATTTAAAGGTCTTTTAATTCAGAATTATCTCAATTGCCTGCCCTTCTTTCCATACCTGGTTAAATACTTTTGAGTTCTTTAATGCATCCATCACCTGTTTTTCAATCCACATGATGATATCGCTGTAACCGCATCTAAAACAACCGATCATGGTAGGTCCCTTCATTACCTTGACAAATACTGATATAGCTTCACCGCTGCAATTCGGGCATTTTGTTGAAGATATTACAGCCCTATACTTTTCCCCGACTTCTTTCTTATTCGGCAGATGTTCTGACATTTTTATACTCCTTTACTTTTGGACCTCGGTGAGGGTTTATGTGTGTTTACTTATGTAACACTTTCAACAATAAACAAAATATTGCACATAAAAGTTTCAATGTGTCGTATTTTCTCAGAAACCTGCTTCCATAAGCTGAAAAGCCGGCAATGGTGTACTGCCTGCCTGTACCATTGATTCTCTTATGGCACTTTATGTACTCATAAGTTTAGCTGCTTTTTGTATTAGTTTCAAGGAATATGTTTTTTAAAATAGTTTATTTTTGATGGGCAGTGCCTACCCTACAAGAGAAAATCAGATTAACTCCCGGGCTTATTTTAGAATTGAATCTTTATCATCTTTTCCATCTGCCGGCATTCTTGTCCTCTTATGAAGAAGGGAGATTTCTTCTATCTCCTTTTTGCTTCCGGCGCCTAATATCTTGAATTTTCTCGCAGAAGAAAGCACACGTCCTTCAAAGGATGCCACAGATGCATTAAACGTTTCTACAGCCTTTTCAAGAGATCCGCCGAGTTTTGTGAGATGTTCTGCCATGGTTGCGATACGCTCATGGAGTTCCTGTCCGAGTTCGCTGATACGTTGTGCATTCTCAGCAACTTGTTCCTGCCGCCATCCGTAGTGAACGGCACGGAGGAGTGCAATCAGGGTTGTAGGAGTTGCAAGGATAACCCGTTGCTTCACTCCTTCTTCTATAAGCGCCGGATCATGTTCCAGTGCTGCGCTAAAAAAAGTCTCCGCGGGCAAAAACAGGATAACAAATTCTGGCGTAGGCTGAAATTGGTCCCAATAAGACTTTGCACTGAGTTTTGCTATATGTGACCGGACCTGCTGGGCATGTTCCCTTAGTTTCAACGAACGGTGGTCGTCTGTTGTACCATCCAAAGCATCAAGGTAAGCCTGAAGCGGGGCCTTTGCATCAACGACAATATTTTTCCCGCCGGGAAGCTTTACAAGGACATCGGGCCGTAGTCTGCTGCTTTCCGTCGTTATGGTTTGTTGCTGATAAAAATCACAATATTCAAGCATGCCTGCCATTTCAACTACTCTTTTGAGCTGTATTTCTCCCCAATAGCCCCGTACTGTCGGTGTCCTGAGCGCCCTAACAAGATTGTTTGTTTCGGATTGTAATTTCTCCTGAGTAAATATCAACGACTTGACCTGTTCTGTCAGACTTCCGTAAGCTTGTTGTCGTGAATTTTCCAATTCCCTGATCTGAGTATCTACCTTTTCGAGTGATTGTGTAATGGGCGCAACGAGTGTCTCTACAGCCTTTTGCTTCTGTTCGAGATCGCACCTTGCTTCAATTTGATATTTTTCCAGAGTGATCCTTGCCAGTTCCAGAAATGATTGATTATTGCTCTTCAGGGCTTCAGCAGAGAGCGCCTTAAAGGCATCGCTCAATTTTACGGTAGCTTCATTCAGGATAGCTGCCTTCTCATTAGCCGCTTTACGCTCATGCTCTAGCGTGGTTTCAAGCCGTGTAATTTCCTGATTAAGCTCAAATATCTTCTCATGCTTTTGGTCCAGCTCTGTGCATGCATGAACCAGGTCTTGCTGAACGATAGCAAGCCGTTCATAGATCATCGATATACGTGACCTGCTGATTAACCATATAATGGTTCCGCCTAATAAAATTCCTCCGATTATAGCAGCGGTCACCCAGATAATCTCAATTTGGTGGATCTGATACATAATGGTATCTTTAGAGATAAATTTTTACATTACCGGTGCTTATTTCCAGATTTAACTCGAAAAAACCCTTAGAAGGTTCGTTGATCCCGGCTTCCAGATAGGCACTCCTCCGGTGAAGACTACCATTTCCCCCTCCTTAATGTAGCCGGCATTCTTAGCAGCATTAATACTGCTTCTCATCATATCATCAGTATTCTGTATGGGTTCAGTAACGATTGGAACAACGCCCCATACCAATGCAAGTCTTCTGTAAGTAATACTTGACGGGGTCACTGCCAGGATAAGTTGTTTAGGCCGGTATTTGGAAATAAACCGTGCAGTACTGCCTGATTGGGTAGTAGTAAGAATAACCTTTGTATTAAGGTTGTTTGAGATCTGACACGTCGCAATACTTATTGCATCAGGTACTGTAATGGGAATGTCAGGTATTTGCAGTTCCTCAAAGTGTTTTTTCCTCACCAAGCCTGGTTCTATCTCCCTAGCAACCTTCGACAACATACTCACGGATGCAATCGGATAACGACCTTTTGCCGTCTCTTCGGAAAGCATGATGGCATCACTTCCGTCATATATTGCGTTTGCCACATCGGATATCTCTGCACGGGTTGGCCGGTAATTTCTGACCATAGAACCGAGCATCTGCGTGGCAGTAATTACCGGTTTGCAATAACAATTGGCAAGATGGATGATTTTTTTCTGTATTAGCGGGACCCTCTCAAGGGGTATTTCTACACCCAAATCTCCTCTGGCAACCATCAAGGCATCAGCGGCTTTTATAATTTCCTCCAGATTATTGATAGCTTCATGTTTTTCAATCTTGGCAACAACAGGTATATCCTTATTTTTCCGGCGCAGGATATCCTTGAGTTCCAAGATATCATTTACCTCTTTTACAAATGACAAAGCCACATAGTCTACATCATGCTCGATTCCAAACGCAAGGTCTCTCTTGTCTTTTTCTGTGAGTGAAGGTATTGGCAGGCTTCTTACCGGAATGTTAACCCCCTTCCCCGGGGATAAAACACCACCAACAATAATACGGCAGGTAATGTTATTGCTGTCTTTGCTGATAACCCTTAATTCAATTTCGCCGTCGGACAGGAAGATCGTATCACCGGGGAAAACTATATCCGGTAACGGATTATAGGTAATCGATACGATCTCCTCATTGCCCTCTCTATCGTTGTTGGTAAGGGTAAATACATCGTTGCCCTTTAAGGTAATTGAATCTTTATAAATAGATTTTATTCTGATCTTTGGCCCTGACAGGTCCTGAAGAATGGCAACTGGCTTATTGAGCCGTTGAGAAATATGGCGTATATTTTTAATGGTGCTTCCATGTTCTGCATGGGTGCCGTGAGAAAAATTTAACCTTGCCACATTCATCCCTGCCTGTATCAATTCCTCAAGCATGGAAGGGGTGTCACAGGCAGGTCCGATAGTACATACAATCTTAGTTCTGGGAAAGTAGTTCATTCTGACGTATTGTCTTTATAAAATCCTTCATAGCAAACCGGTTCAAACAGATACAACAGACCCATTATCTTATAAAGAAAGAATGATTTCAAGGAGGTTTTCCGGAAACAGGAAGAAATGTACTTTAAAAAAATATAGTTCATCTCCAAAATAATTGGTAAAATACGAAAGATTGATTTTGGCTTTCAGAGTTAAGGAGTTAAGGGGTGAGGCTTGCAGGTTTTACAAAATCATAAATACGCTTAGTTCAGATTACGTCTTATGAGGAGTAGGTATGAACTTTCACTTCAAACCGGAAAAGATAGATACACTTATTCAATACGCTGTTCAGGAAGACATCGGAACCGGGGATATTACAACAAAAAGCCTGATCCCTGATAATGTAATGGTGGAAGGGACATTTCTTGCAAAAGAAGACGGGATTATTGCCGGACTTCCTGTTGTTGAGTATTTTTTCTCAAAGCTCGATAAAAAAATTATTTTTAAAAAATGGGTTTGTGATGGAGAGGGAATACGCAAAGGTGACACCATTGCCACGGTAAACAGCAGCGCAAGAACGTTGCTTTCCGGTGAGCGGATCTCATTGAATTTTCTCCAAAGACTTTCAGGTATTGCAACATTGACAGCACAATATGTTGAACAGGTAAAGCCTTTAAAAACCGCAATCATGGATACAAGAAAAACGACACCCGGCTGGCGATATCCTGAAAAATATGCGGTTGTCGTTGGCGGAGGTGTGAATCACAGGATGGGCCTCTACGATCAGGTGCTGTTAAAAGACAACCATCTTAATATCCTGAAGAACCGTGCATTCTATAATACTGCTCATACCAGCACTATCGAATATGCTGTATCCCTCTTCAGGAAAAAAATAAAACCGGGAATTTTGATCGAAGTAGAAACAAGAACGATGGAAGAGGTAAAGGATGCCCTCAAAGCAGGGGTAGATATCATTCTGTTTGATAACATGAATATCTCACAACTAAAAGAAGCTGTCAAGGTAGTGAATGACTGGAAATCTGCCGGAGGCGCACATTTACCTCTTACTGAAGCGTCCGGGAATATCACCCTGGAGACGGTACAACTTGTTGCCAGGACGGGAGTGGACAGGATTTCTGTTGGTGCTATAACACATTCTGCGAAGGCAATGGATATCTCGCTCGAAATTTCAGGTTATTAATCTTTCCGGTAAATGGCCTTTACCCCGATATCCCTTCTGTAGTGCGCTCCTTCAAAACTTATATTCTGAATGGCGCTGTAAGCGGTTTTGTGTGCATCCTGAAAGTCTTTTCCTAATGCTGTTATTGCAAGGATGCGACCACCATTTGTTACAAGCTTTCCGTCCTTTACGGCAGTACCTGCATGAAAGGCATAAACGTTGTCAAGCCCTTTCAGTCTTTCAAGTCCATGAATTTCAGTCCCAGTCTTATATTTATCAGGATACCCGCCAGCGGCCATAACAACGCAGAGCGAGACGCCGTCATTCCATACTATCTCCTTATCCTCCATGTTGTTTACCGCAGTTGACATGAGAATCGGTACAAGGTCTGTTTTCATTCGCATGAGGAGAACCTGTGTTTCCGGATCACCAAATCTCGCATTGAATTCAAGCACCTTCGGACCGGTACTGGTAATCATTAGTCCGGCATAGATAATACCTTTATAAGGTCTGTTCTCTTTTTTCATGGCATGAATGACCGGTACAAGGATATTTTCCTCAAAGTCATACTGTAATTCAGGTGTTATGCGTGGTACCGGTGAATATGCTCCCATCCCGCCGGTGTTGGGTCCCTTATCTCCGTCATTAACGGCCTTGTGGTCCTGTACGGGCGGAAGGGGAAGTATGGTTTTCCCATCGGTAAAGGCAAGGATTGAAACCTCCTCACCGGAAAGGAACTCTTCAATAATAATTCTATCGCCGGCAGGGCCGAATATCTTATCCTTCATGATATCATCAATACATTTGTCGCCCTCGTCCGGTGTCCGGCAGACATACACACCTTTACCTTTGGCTAATCCGTCGGCCTTAATAATCAAAGGGAAGTCAGATGCCGACAGGTGTTTCTTTGCTAATTTTATATCATCAAACACCTTAAAATCGCCAGTCGGAATACCGTGTTTTTTCATAAGGGTTTTTGCAAAGACCTTGCTTCCCTCGATAATTGCTGCCCTTTTGGTGGGGCCGAATATAGCAAGATTTCCGTCCTGAAACCTGTCAACAATACCGGCGACAAGCGGATCTTCAGGGCCTATAACCGTAAGGTCTATCTTTTGTTTTAGCGCAAAATTATAAAGACCTTCTATATTTTCCGCACCAATATCCACGCATTCTGCAATTTCTGCAATACCGGGGTTTCCGGGAGCGCAATATATTTCCCCCGCCAAAGGTGATTGTGCAATCTTCCAGGCAAGTGCATGCTCCCTTCCTCCGCTTCCAACAATCAATATTTTCATCTTGTTTTTCATTTTAAGCACTTTCAATTGATTTAGCCTTCTAAAGGCCTGCTTAGCCCTGTTATTATAGCAGACTCGGTTGTAAAAATGAAAACTTTTTATTCTTTTTAATTGAGTGTTGACACATAGTATATTATCGCTATAATATACACCATCAGTCACAGAAAACAATAACGCGGGGTAGAGCAGTCTGGCAGCTCGTCGGGCTCATAACCCGGAGGTCGTGGGTTCAAATCCCACCCCCGCTACCAATCTAATAAAAAAGGCTTAGAGGAAAACCTCTAAGCCTTTTTTATTAGCTTCTAACATTTTCTGGACTCGAAAAGCTACTAGTTAGAATTGCTTTCTGGATATTCAAACGCATAAATAAACACATTCGTATCAAGAAAAACCCTAAGTTTCATCTTCGATTGTTTCCAAATCTTTCTTTAATTGTTTTGGTTTAACTCCTCTTCTCTTATATTTGTTAATCCTATTCCATAGTACTTCAGGACTAAGGATTCCTAAATCTGAGGCATATTTAATAATCGCCGCCCTTGCTGCTTCATCTTTATTCGGGAAAAGCCCTATCTTGACCATCTTCTCTAAGGCATCCCCTTCCATTTCTGCCAATTTGATTGCTGTTTCAGTTTTCATGAATAACCTCTTTTGATGCGTATTTCAAAATAATATTTGTTGTTAATCATTGTATACTGGTATTCAGTATAAGACATCCTCATATAAAATCAATCAAACATTTTGGAAATATTCTAACACTTTTCTAACAAACTATCCAAAAACAACAGGTAAGGCTTTGCTGCTTAATAGCGATAAAATCATTATTAGCAAAGCCTTACTTCTTACAGGTTGTTCTTGGTTATGTTTCAAATTTGGCTCATAATCCGGAGGTCGTGGGTTCAAATCCCACCCCCGCTACCAATAAAATCAAGGGGTTGCAGCGAATGCTGTAGCCCCTTTTTTGTTAGATTGCGCTAAATTTGAACCAAATTTCATTAGACATTTAGCCGCTTTCTTTTCGAGAAGGACAGTTATTGAAGATACTTTGTAATAACGTATCCAGGTTTATCATAGAGAGATTCATAGTACAAAGCAGCCTTCGGTTATTTTGCTTGACTATAAAATTGAACAGGCTAAAATCTTTCCATGAGCTCATAAAATTATCGATGTCGTAATGAGTTACACCTACACTAAGGAAACGTTTTGAGATTAAAATAATTTGATTATTTTAAAAATACACTATTTATCCGGTAAGTAGTTTTTGGACTGTATAGCGAGCCAACGATCTACACAAATATCAAGTAAATGCAAATAACACCATATCACGCTAAATATTTTGCATTTGAACTAACAAAACATAACTCATCTGATAGTTTACAAAAATTGGCTTCCTCTCTTTTAGATGCTCAAGTTGATTTAAACCCACATCAGGTTGAGGCTGCTTTATTTGCATTCCGCTCACCGCTTTCTAAAGGTGCAATATTGGCAGATGAGGTAAGACTTGGTAAAACAATTGAAGCCGGACTGGTTATTTCACAAAAATGGGCTGAGAGAAAGAGAAAATTTATAATCATTGTACCAGCACATCTTTGCAAGCAATGGAACCAGGAACTATCAGAGAAGTTTTTTCATACTTCCATTATTTTGGAGGCATCTTCCTTTAATCAGGAAATTAAAAAAGGAAACTTAAACCCTTTTGACCAGAAAGAGATCATCATTTGCTCTTATCACTTTGCAAGGGCAAAAGACGCTTATATCAAGAAAATTAATTGGGATTTAGTAGTTATTGATGAGGCTCATCGATTAAGAAATGTTTATAAACCACAGAACAAGATTGCCAATACCATTAAAGATGCAATTGCACATGCACCAAAAGTTCTTCTCACTGCAACACCACTTCAAAATTCTTTCTTAGAGATCTACGGATTGGTTAGCATTATTGATGATTATACCTTACCTGCCACAATAAGTCCCCTCTTGGGAGGGGATTTAGGGGTGGGTTCTCACATCAGATATCTTATAAATCACATCGCCCAAAAACACCAAGCCGAAATTCTGCAAATGAATACTGAACGTAATGCGGGTTTCTTCGATAACGAAATGGAAAAATTAGACAAATGGGCAGAAAATGTGAAAGGTAGTATGGAAATTGAATTGAAAGAATTAGATAAAGAGATAAAATGCCGTAAAACAGAAGCAAAAAAATCCTGAATCTTGAGGAAAAGGTACAGGCACATCGGCTGATAAAAGAAATTGAAAAAAAGCGTAATACCTTACGGCTGAACCTATACCAATCACAGGATGAGGTAGATAACAGGAAAGAAGGGCTGATAGATCAGATAGAGGCACGCTTAAAACAAAAGGTTGAAAAATCAGATTTATTCACAATTAGATGGAAACTTATTTAAAATGCCGATAATGTAAGATAATAAATGATGAGAACTTTTATTGATAGTAGGGTGAGTTAGCTATAGATATCGTTGGCCCTCGGTATGCTGATTTGCTGAGACCCTCAAGTAGGAGATGTATAACAGAACCAATGGTTGCTTGTCCAAAATGTTAGACCGAGATTAAACTAATGGTGACCTTGTATGATAAAACTAGATAACCCGTTTAGAAGAACCAAAAATGGAAAATAACCAATCAATTATTGAAAAACTTATTTCATGGGATGAGAACATATCCTTTGAGACAAAGCGTGTTTCAGGCAAAATGGTGCGAAAAGCACTGGAAACCATTGTTGCCTTTGCAAATACAGAGGGCGGTTTTTTGGTTTTAGGGATTGAGGATTTCAAAGGCAAAAGGAACCGATCGTCTCATAGGCATCCATGAGAATGCTGAAGCTGTTGATGAACTCAGACAAAAAGTACAGCACCAAATTGTTCCTCCTATAGATGATCTTACATGGACGTCTCTCAATTGTAGGCTTTACGACGGTAATCCTGGAGAGATTGTTATTATCGAAGTTATGAAGAGTCCGAAAGTGCATTCCATTATTGAAGATGGTACATGGAAGCGTCTCGATAAAGGTAATCGTGAGATGACCGCTTCCGAAATTAATGAACTTTGCTTCTCAAGGGGCGTAATTAGTGCAGAGAATGAACTCGTGGATGTTCCATTTGAATTACTTTATACCAATTCATGGAAAACTTACTGCGAAAACAGAGGGATTAGTTCAGGCGACATTAAGGATAGAATGTTCAGAACTGGCTTGGCACGAAAAAAAAGTGACGTAGTATTACCTACAAAAGCTGCTATTCTTTGTTTTGCAGAAGATCCTTCAGGCATTTTATCTTCAAAAACCGCTGTGAGAGTGTTTCATTATGCTGGAACACGTATTGAGCACGGAGCAATTCCTAATCTGTTAAAGCAACCTAAAACGATTACTGGACCGTTGATAAAACAAATTGCCGATGCATATGCATACGTAATTAATGAAATAGCAAAAGGTCTGATTCTTGCAAAGTCAGGATTTGAAACAGTGCATCGGTATCCGACACGAGTAATCAGAGAAGCGATAACTAATGCCGTTATTCACAGAGACTATCATATAAACAGGGATATTTATATAAAGATTTTTGATAATCGCATAGAAGTGGAAAGCCCCGGACTCTTTCCCGGAAATATCACGGCAGAGACCATTGAGTTCGCAGGTTCATTCAGCCGTAATCCTCTTATTGTAAACTGTCTTAGGGAATTTCCCGAACCACCTAATATCGATGCCGGAGAAGGAGTGAGAATGATGTTTGCAACCATGCGCTTACAGGGACTTTATCCTCCGTTCTATTTTTCGCGGAGAGATTCAATAGTTGTCTTATTGCTCAATGAAGAACGACCTCCAAT is part of the Candidatus Jettenia sp. AMX2 genome and harbors:
- the nadC gene encoding carboxylating nicotinate-nucleotide diphosphorylase, with amino-acid sequence MNFHFKPEKIDTLIQYAVQEDIGTGDITTKSLIPDNVMVEGTFLAKEDGIIAGLPVVEYFFSKLDKKIIFKKWVCDGEGIRKGDTIATVNSSARTLLSGERISLNFLQRLSGIATLTAQYVEQVKPLKTAIMDTRKTTPGWRYPEKYAVVVGGGVNHRMGLYDQVLLKDNHLNILKNRAFYNTAHTSTIEYAVSLFRKKIKPGILIEVETRTMEEVKDALKAGVDIILFDNMNISQLKEAVKVVNDWKSAGGAHLPLTEASGNITLETVQLVARTGVDRISVGAITHSAKAMDISLEISGY
- a CDS encoding ATP-binding protein is translated as MENNQSIIEKLISWDENISFETKRVSGKMVRKALETIVAFANTEGGFLVLGIEDFKGKRNRSSHRHP
- the purD gene encoding phosphoribosylamine--glycine ligase: MKILIVGSGGREHALAWKIAQSPLAGEIYCAPGNPGIAEIAECVDIGAENIEGLYNFALKQKIDLTVIGPEDPLVAGIVDRFQDGNLAIFGPTKRAAIIEGSKVFAKTLMKKHGIPTGDFKVFDDIKLAKKHLSASDFPLIIKADGLAKGKGVYVCRTPDEGDKCIDDIMKDKIFGPAGDRIIIEEFLSGEEVSILAFTDGKTILPLPPVQDHKAVNDGDKGPNTGGMGAYSPVPRITPELQYDFEENILVPVIHAMKKENRPYKGIIYAGLMITSTGPKVLEFNARFGDPETQVLLMRMKTDLVPILMSTAVNNMEDKEIVWNDGVSLCVVMAAGGYPDKYKTGTEIHGLERLKGLDNVYAFHAGTAVKDGKLVTNGGRILAITALGKDFQDAHKTAYSAIQNISFEGAHYRRDIGVKAIYRKD
- a CDS encoding ATP-binding protein; translated protein: MRISKAKGTDRLIGIHENAEAVDELRQKVQHQIVPPIDDLTWTSLNCRLYDGNPGEIVIIEVMKSPKVHSIIEDGTWKRLDKGNREMTASEINELCFSRGVISAENELVDVPFELLYTNSWKTYCENRGISSGDIKDRMFRTGLARKKSDVVLPTKAAILCFAEDPSGILSSKTAVRVFHYAGTRIEHGAIPNLLKQPKTITGPLIKQIADAYAYVINEIAKGLILAKSGFETVHRYPTRVIREAITNAVIHRDYHINRDIYIKIFDNRIEVESPGLFPGNITAETIEFAGSFSRNPLIVNCLREFPEPPNIDAGEGVRMMFATMRLQGLYPPFYFSRRDSIVVLLLNEERPPIWEQVSNWIDRNGSITNGQLCRIASVDTLKASKMLKKWVDMEMLEVDMSKGKKNASYRKAGSVTQRKFIGLLSSLSDNKEAP
- a CDS encoding DEAD/DEAH box helicase, which encodes MQITPYHAKYFAFELTKHNSSDSLQKLASSLLDAQVDLNPHQVEAALFAFRSPLSKGAILADEVRLGKTIEAGLVISQKWAERKRKFIIIVPAHLCKQWNQELSEKFFHTSIILEASSFNQEIKKGNLNPFDQKEIIICSYHFARAKDAYIKKINWDLVVIDEAHRLRNVYKPQNKIANTIKDAIAHAPKVLLTATPLQNSFLEIYGLVSIIDDYTLPATISPLLGGDLGVGSHIRYLINHIAQKHQAEILQMNTERNAGFFDNEMEKLDKWAENVKGSMEIELKELDKEIKCRKTEAKKS
- the pyk gene encoding pyruvate kinase, which codes for MNYFPRTKIVCTIGPACDTPSMLEELIQAGMNVARLNFSHGTHAEHGSTIKNIRHISQRLNKPVAILQDLSGPKIRIKSIYKDSITLKGNDVFTLTNNDREGNEEIVSITYNPLPDIVFPGDTIFLSDGEIELRVISKDSNNITCRIIVGGVLSPGKGVNIPVRSLPIPSLTEKDKRDLAFGIEHDVDYVALSFVKEVNDILELKDILRRKNKDIPVVAKIEKHEAINNLEEIIKAADALMVARGDLGVEIPLERVPLIQKKIIHLANCYCKPVITATQMLGSMVRNYRPTRAEISDVANAIYDGSDAIMLSEETAKGRYPIASVSMLSKVAREIEPGLVRKKHFEELQIPDIPITVPDAISIATCQISNNLNTKVILTTTQSGSTARFISKYRPKQLILAVTPSSITYRRLALVWGVVPIVTEPIQNTDDMMRSSINAAKNAGYIKEGEMVVFTGGVPIWKPGSTNLLRVFSS
- the rmuC gene encoding DNA recombination protein RmuC, whose translation is MYQIHQIEIIWVTAAIIGGILLGGTIIWLISRSRISMIYERLAIVQQDLVHACTELDQKHEKIFELNQEITRLETTLEHERKAANEKAAILNEATVKLSDAFKALSAEALKSNNQSFLELARITLEKYQIEARCDLEQKQKAVETLVAPITQSLEKVDTQIRELENSRQQAYGSLTEQVKSLIFTQEKLQSETNNLVRALRTPTVRGYWGEIQLKRVVEMAGMLEYCDFYQQQTITTESSRLRPDVLVKLPGGKNIVVDAKAPLQAYLDALDGTTDDHRSLKLREHAQQVRSHIAKLSAKSYWDQFQPTPEFVILFLPAETFFSAALEHDPALIEEGVKQRVILATPTTLIALLRAVHYGWRQEQVAENAQRISELGQELHERIATMAEHLTKLGGSLEKAVETFNASVASFEGRVLSSARKFKILGAGSKKEIEEISLLHKRTRMPADGKDDKDSILK